Proteins encoded within one genomic window of Oncorhynchus nerka isolate Pitt River linkage group LG17, Oner_Uvic_2.0, whole genome shotgun sequence:
- the ticam1 gene encoding TIR domain-containing adapter molecule 1 — protein sequence MFEMDRVAHAEDEPRGGTGLVDAFKILSKVPYERQLSLTFKLGDSLAEELVHAMSLIRLGKRSEALNKLQALGDNNIIANHLAEKVRMCGVKLEDLTVSIVPFQECTVGTLADLARIFKVLAEERLCDSSLRDLAYQTALATFKNKNSGEESSESEYIQMQLREEANRVCGPQIEDTVGGMCFPKDSSSGLCSIPTLDQGSTALQKPGFPNQTRSGHSPPSSLRDDTSICSYPSHLEISVSETVGFKTSNTPASSNEEPSQPPPMNLEPVQSPVTHYGTNTGDEGAFKYFSRVTSRDTPPTQDVPKPVKGEMDRVTSVAVSCEHRTGSEVRVSPLSPGNFTPVQTKFDNPESPNAHSIPCPKNNLVAPSNNNRPTSHPTTTEPVSASAPLKTPNQEEEEEEVFFSFVILHAAEDVDMAEKFKEELESIVGGEGATFSQDFAIPGRNTLMCVEDAINNSAFTILMLTRNFNTRLLEVETSSVLMNAIENLHKYNTVIPFLPQENRMPRENMPKVLRIFIPLEEGNAFERKAKRAMAPARIAKQRRLWLSEQAVRAQVRRQERLRLEERLQMDLIRGQETERMQRYLLQQQLSNQPSTPAMPHFTTDPFLGSTPRNVSNMSVTPLQHGWSHPPGNIHIQNARYIMFGNDSKMTVGQGGDSSGDEEDRF from the coding sequence ATGTTCGAGATGGACAGGGTAGCTCATGCAGAAGATGAGCCCAGAGGAGGGACTGGGTTAGTGGATGCCTTTAAGATCCTCTCTAAGGTCCCATACGAGAGACAGCTAAGCCTGACTTTCAAGTTGGGTGATAGCCTGGCCGAGGAGCTGGTACATGCCATGTCTCTCATCCGCCTCGGGAAGAGGTCAGAGGCACTGAACAAGCTCCAGGCTTTGGGGGACAACAACATAATTGCTAACCATCTGGCTGAAAAGGTGAGAATGTGTGGAGTCAAGTTGGAGGACTTAACAGTGAGCATTGTTCCTTTCCAAGAGTGTACCGTGGGCACCTTAGCAGACCTAGCGAGGATTTTCAAGGTGTTGGCTGAGGAGAGGTTGTGTGACTCATCTCTGAGGGATTTGGCTTACCAGACAGCTCTAGCCACATTCAAGAACAAGAACAGTGGTGAAGAGAGTTCAGAATCAGAATACATACAGATGCAGCTGAGAGAAGAAGCCAACAGGGTCTGTGGGCCTCAGATTGAGGACACAGTTGGGGGGATGTGTTTCCCTAAGGACTCCTCATCAGGCCTTTGCTCCATCCCGACGCTGGACCAAGGGAGCACAGCTTTACAAAAACCAGGCTTTCCCAATCAGACAAGAAGTGGTCACAGTCCGCCGTCCTCCCTACGGGATGACACCTCCATATGTTCCTACCCTTCTCACTTGGAGATCAGTGTATCTGAAACAGTTGGCTTTAAAACAAGCAACACCCCAGCCTCCTCCAATGAGGAGCCATCCCAGCCTCCTCCAATGAATTTGGAGCCCGTACAATCACCTGTTACACATTATGGTACAAATACAGGAGATGAAGGTGCATTTAAATACTTTTCCAGGGTTACGTCTCGGGATACACCACCCACACAAGATGTGCCTAAGCCTGTTAAAGGAGAAATGGACAGAGTTACAAGTGTTGCAGTGTCTTGTGAACACAGAACAGGGTCAGAGGTGAGAGTTTCACCCCTTTCTCCTGGCAATTTCACTCCAGTTCAGACTAAGTTCGATAACCCTGAGAGTCCAAACGCACATTCCATACCATGCCCAAAAAATAACCTTGTGGCTCCCTCAAACAACAATAGGCCAACTTCTCATCCAACTACCACTGAACCAGTGTCAGCAAGTGCTCCATTGAAAACCCCAaatcaggaggaggaggaggaggaagtgtttTTCTCCTTTGTCATCCTGCATGCAGCAGAGGATGTGGATATGGCTGAGAAGTTTAAAGAGGAACTAGAGTCTATAGTTGGTGGTGAAGGAGCAACCTTCTCTCAGGACTTTGCCATCCCAGGCAGGAACACCCTCATGTGTGTGGAGGATGCCATCAACAATTCAGCCTTCACTATTCTGATGCTTACTCGCAACTTCAACACCCGTCTGCTGGAGGTAGAAACCAGTTCTGTGCTCATGAATGCCATTGAGAACCTGCACAAATACAACACTGTCATCCCTTTTCTGCCACAGGAGAACCGTATGCCCCGAGAGAACATGCCCAAAGTTCTGAGGATCTTTATTCCGTTAGAGGAAGGTAATGCCTTTGAGAGAAAGGCAAAAAGGGCCATGGCTCCAGCAAGGATTGCTAAACAGAGGAGGTTGTGGTTGAGCGAGCAGGCAGTGAGGGCGCAGgttaggagacaggagagattaCGACTAGAGGAAAGGCTTCAAATGGATTTAATTCGTGGTCAGGAGACGGAAAGAATGCAGAGATATTTGTTGCAACAACAACTTTCCAATCAACCCTCGACTCCCGCAATGCCCCACTTTACTACTGATCCATTTTTAGGAAGTACACCTAGAAATGTGTCCAATATGTCAGTGACACCACTGCAACATGGGTGGAGTCACCCACCAGGAAACATCCACATCCAGAATGCTCGCTATATCATGTTTGGGAATGACTCTAAAATGACTGTCGGACAAGGAGGGGACAGCAGTGGGGATGAAGAGGACAGGTTCTAA
- the bet1l gene encoding BET1-like protein, with protein sequence MADWNRGQGAVDDMLDAENKLMADNLASKVSRLKSLAYDIDKETEDQNSYLDGMDSNFLSATGLLTGSVKRFSGMVRSGRDNRKILCYVSVGLVFVFFLLYYLIYRVQN encoded by the exons ATGGCGGACTGGAATCGAG GACAAGGTGCTGTTGACGATATGTTGGACGCGGAAAACAAGCTTATGGCTGACAATTTGGCGTCCAAAGTTTCCAGATTGAAATCG CTTGCCTACGACATTGACAAAGAAACTGAAGACCAAAATTCCTATTTGGATGGCATG GATTCCAATTTTCTGAGTGCTACAGGACTGTTGACTGGCAGTGTGAAGAGGTTCTCTGGCATGGTGCGATCTGGAAGAGACAATCGCAAAATCCTCTGCTATGTCTCAGTAGGACTGGTCTTTGTCTTCTTCCTGCTCTACTATCTCATCTACAGGGTCCAGAACTGA